The following proteins are co-located in the Phragmites australis chromosome 10, lpPhrAust1.1, whole genome shotgun sequence genome:
- the LOC133930858 gene encoding cysteine synthase-like, giving the protein MEEEGRRGTPSLLKPPSPPETEAGSLQEHIACDITELVGWTPLVELKRITKKDEVNARIVGKLESYQPLCSVKDRSALRMIEDAEEKGLISPGSTTLVEPTSGNMGIGLAYIAVIRGYKFVAVMPAEYSLDKQILLTYLGADVVLTDPTLGFQGQLDKLEQLRNEIPNMHVLDQFANAANPEAHFTWTGPEIWKDTAGKVDIFVASSGTGGTVSGVGKYLKMKNPAVKVICVEPAESPVISGGKPSRHKIQGVGPGFVPKNLDMSLIDEIIVVTAEDAMANARRLAREEGLLVGISSGANLAACLEVASREENRGKMIVTMFPSGGERYMNSDLFAAAREECIAMTF; this is encoded by the exons ATGGaggaagaggggaggagagggacTCCTTCTCTGCTgaagccgccatcgccgcctgaAACCGAAGCTGGTTCTCTGCAGGAACACATCGCCTGTGATATTACCGAG CTTGTAGGATGGACGCCACTGGTAGAACTGAAAAGAATCACCAAGAAGGACGAGGTCAACGCCCGGATTGTTGGCAAGTTAGAGTCATACCAGCCTCTCTGCTCCGTCAAGGACCGCAGCGCTCTGAG AATGATTGAAGATGCAGAGGAGAAAGGGCTGATCTCACCTGGTTCAACAACGCTAGTCGAGCCAACGAGCGGCAATATGGGGATAGGTCTGGCGTACATTGCTGTGATCAGAGGTTACAAGTTCGTTGCAGTCATGCCTGCTGAGTACTCTCTTGACAAGCAGATCTTGCTGACATATCTGGGAGCCGATGTGGTGTTAACCG ATCCTACACTTGGCTTCCAGGGGCAACTTGACAAACTGGAACAACTCAGGAATGAAATACCCAATATGCATGTTCTTGATCAGTTTGCAAACGCAGCAAATCCTGAAGCACACTTTACATGGACTG GACCTGAGATTTGGAAGGATACGGCAGGCAAAGTAGATATTTTTGTGGCCAGTTCAGGCACGGGAGGTACTGTTTCTGGTGTCGGAAAATATTTGAAGATGAAAAACCCAGCTGTGAAGGTCATTTGTGTTGAGCCTGCTGAGAGTCCAGTCATTTCAG GTGGCAAGCCTTCTCGGCACAAAATTCAAGGAGTTGGTCCAGGATTTGTACCCAAGAACTTGGACATGTCACTCATCGATGAGATCATTGTGGTAACCGCAGAAGATGCAATGGCGAACGCGAGGAGGCTGGCCAGGGAAGAGGGCCTGCTCGTTGGCATATCATCTGGAGCAAATTTGGCAGCTTGCCTCGAG GTGGCGTCAAGAGAAGAGAACAGGGGGAAGATGATTGTCACCATGTTTCCCAGCGGTGGCGAGAGATACATGAACTCTGACCTCTTTGCAGCTGCAAGAGAGGAATGCATCGCCATGACCTTCTGA
- the LOC133930856 gene encoding uncharacterized protein LOC133930856, which produces MATDPTPPAAAAPRYSLPPVRLPPEDILFCVDVDVEARAEMKSAAAAASSGSTSTASSGPQPTGAAGGAWAAGPRPGVRRMDAVRQALLLFVHGKLTMCPDHRFAFASLGETVSMVKKDFSSDAGSASEAIRTLSASESRYSMADLTQLFKIAHQEGKRAEFQGRLLRVVLIYCRSSTKPQHQWPVKEKNFTLDIIYLHDKPNADNCPQKVYDALVDALEHVSQYEGYILETGQGLARVLFRQMCILLSHPLQRCIQDDLDIPKQVAKKTLAIEAVQNEDGTPVSSQ; this is translated from the exons ATGGCAACGGACCCCACGCcgcccgccgcggcggcgccgcgcTACTCGCTGCCGCCGGTCCGCCTTCCCCCGGAGGACATCCTCTTCTGCGTCGACGTCGACGTCGAGGCGCGCGCTGAGATGaagtccgccgccgccgcggcgtcctCCGGCTCTACCTCTACCGCGTCGTCAGGGCCGCAGCCGACGGGGGCGGCCGGGGGCGCCTGGGCGGCGGGGCCCCGGCCCGGGGTGAGGCGGATGGACGCGGTCAGGCAGGCGCTGCTGCTCTTCGTCCACGGCAAGCTCACCATGTGCCCCGACCACCGCTTCGCATTCGCCTCCCTCGGCGAGACCGTCTCCATG GTTAAGAAGGACTTCAGCAGTGATGCTGGTTCTGCAAGTGAGGCAATCCGAACCCTGTCCGCTTCAGAATCAAGATATTCGATGGCTGATCTCACTCAGCTCTTCAAGATAGCTCACCAGGAAGGGAAAAGAGCAGAATTCCAAGGCCGTCTACTCAGGGTG GTACTCATATACTGCCGTTCCTCTACCAAGCCACAGCATCAGTGGCCcgtaaaagaaaagaatttcACCCTGGACATAATCTATCTCCACGACAAGCCTAATGCTGATAACTGTCCACAGAAGGTTTATGATGCCTTGGTTGATGCTCTCGAGCATGTCAGCCAGTATGAGGGGTACATTCTTGAGACTGGTCAAGGGCTTGCTCGTGTCCTGTTTCGTCAGATGTGCATTCTTCTATCCCATCCTTTGCAACGTTGCATCCAAGATGACCTTGATATCCCCAAACAAGTTGCTAAGAAAACTCTGGCAATTGAAGCTGTTCAGAATGAAGATGGCACACCAGTCTCCAGTCAGTAG
- the LOC133930276 gene encoding uncharacterized protein LOC133930276, translated as MAVPQESDNAELRKDGSKASEERASSCYHSSSSEAAMPSSCEEAHERAAGPKQHVDGGAAAAATPPPTQQMDRQSSVDGDEAAAEPGRIPSAVFERDPAESNKDWSMMSTESVFGLQVAPSSDFTGFFLAHPELMDISTPVRTSAADADADATVLAPHFESIPEHPETTMKGNYSFAFPNLIEDKRHSCKKGHQEEEQPATTEAAEATPEPEAQASSKPEAAPEKEAAKGGLLSCFPCCSS; from the exons ATGGCCGTGCCCCAGGAGagcgacaacgccgagctccgTAAGGACGGCAGCAAGGCGAGCGAGGAGAGGGCGTCGTCGTGCTACCACTCCTCATCGTCGGAGGCCGCCATGCCGTCCTCCTGCGAGGAGGCGCACGAGCGCGCAGCTGGACCGAAGCAGCACGTGGacggtggcgccgccgccgctgccacacCGCCTCCGACGCAGCAGATGGACCGGCAGTCCTCGGTCGACGGCGATGAGGCGGCAGCCGAACCTGGTAGGATCCCGTCGGCGGTGTTCGAGCGGGACCCGGCGGAGTCCAACAAGGACTGGAGCATGATGTCCACGGAATCTGTGTTCGGGCTCCAGGTGGCGCCGTCCAGCGACTTCACCGGCTTCTTCCTGGCGCACCCGGAGCTCATGGACATCTCCACGCCGGTGCGCACCAGCgcggccgacgccgacgccgacgccaccGTGCTCGCGCCGCACTTCGAGAGCATCCCGGAGCACCCCGAGACCACCATGAAGGGCAACTACTCCTTCGCCTTCCCAAA CTTGATAGAGGACAAAAGGCACAGTTGCAAGAAGGGtcatcaggaggaggagcagccggCAACAACTGAGGCGGCCGAGGCAACGCCGGAACCGGAGGCGCAGGCGAGCAGCAAACCGGAGGCAGCGCCGGAGAAGGAAGCAGCAAAAGGCGGTTTGCTCTCATGCTTTCCCTGCTGCTCTTCATGA